TCCACTCGCCGCTGGCGACCCGCGCCGAGGCCTACGTCATGCTTGGCGGCGCCGCGCTGATGATGACGCTGGCCATGGGCATGCGTCAGAATCTGGGCCTGTTCCAGACGCCGGCCTCGAAGGACCTCGGCATCGCCATCGCCGATTTCGCGCTGGCGATATCCGTCCAGCAGGTGGCGTGGGGCCTGACCCAGCCGATCGCCGGCGTGCTGACCGACAAGTACGGCACGCGCTGGGTGGCGTTGACGGGCTGCCTGATGTTCATCGCCGGCCTGGCGCTGACGGCGATGGCGCAGGGTTCCGGCATGATCGTGGTCGGGTCCGGCGTGCTGATCGGCGCGGCGCTGTCTTGCACCTCCTCCGGCGTGACCGCCAACATCGCCGCCCGGGTCGTGGCGCCGGGCCGCCGCACCTTGGCGTTCGGCATCGTCTCGGCCGCCGGCTCGGTGGGCAGCCTCGTCACCGCGCCGCTGGCGGCCTACATCATCGATGTCGACGGCTGGCGCGCAGGACTGTGGGCGTTCGCGATTCTGGCGCTGGCGATGCTGCCGGCGGCGTGGATGGGCGGCCGCGCCGACCGCCTGCCGACCGGCTTGCCGCAGGACAAGGCGCTGACGCTCGGTGGCGCCTTGAACGAGGCCCGCCGGCACTCCGGCTACGTGGTGATGGCCGCGGCCTATTTCGTCTGCGGCCTGCAGCTCGTGTTCCTGACCACGCATCTGCCGACCTACCTCGAGGCCTGCGGCATGGACCGGTCCTACGGCGCCACGGCGCTGATGCTGATCGGCGGCTTCAACATCGTCAGTTCGTGGGGCTGCGGCTACCTCGGCGACCGCCTTCCCAAGCGCTACCTGCTGGGCACGCTCTACATCCTGCGCTCGCTGACCCTGGGCGCGTTCTTCCTGTTCCCGCCGACGCCGGTCACCGTCGTGATCTTCGCGATCACCATGGGCGTGCTGTGGCTGGGCGTCATCCCGCTGGTGAACGGCCTGGTCGTCGACATCTTCGGCCTGCGGTATCTGTCGACGCTGACGGGCATCGCCTTCCTCAGCCACCAGACCGGCTCGTTCCTCGGCGCCTGGGGCGGCGGCTACATCTTCACCGCGCTGGGCTCCTACGACATGGCGTGGAAAATCGGCGTCCTGATCGGCCTGCTCGCCGGCACCATGCAGCTGCTGATGAACGACAAACCGACCCCGCGCATGGCGGCCCAGCCGGCGGAGTGACCTTCCGCGTCCAAGAGCGGCAGGACAGGCCTGTTTCACCAACTTCCAAAGTGGACGATCCTGCATTATAATCGACATTATAATGTGAGGAGTGTCGCCATGCTCAAGGTCAAGGTCACGACAGTCGGCAGCTCGATCGGAATCGTGCTGCCGCGTGAGGTTTTGAACCACCTGAAGGTCGGCAAGGGGGACACGCTGAGCGTGGTGGAGACCTCGAAGGGCGTAGAACTCAGCGCCTACGATCCCGAATTCGAGGCGATCATGGAATCCGCGCGGAAGGGCATGCGCAAGTACCGCAACGCCCTGCGCGAACTGGCGAAATGACCGGAATCGTCCGGATCTGGCGTTGGCTCACGCTCGAGAGCGTCCTCGCGATGCACGATGAACAGATCGCCGATCACGGTGGCGGGACCGGCCTGCGCGACGCGGGCCTGCTCGAATCCGCCCTCGCCAAGCCGATGCCTC
The genomic region above belongs to Rhodospirillales bacterium and contains:
- a CDS encoding MFS transporter, which translates into the protein MMTLAMGMRQNLGLFQTPASKDLGIAIADFALAISVQQVAWGLTQPIAGVLTDKYGTRWVALTGCLMFIAGLALTAMAQGSGMIVVGSGVLIGAALSCTSSGVTANIAARVVAPGRRTLAFGIVSAAGSVGSLVTAPLAAYIIDVDGWRAGLWAFAILALAMLPAAWMGGRADRLPTGLPQDKALTLGGALNEARRHSGYVVMAAAYFVCGLQLVFLTTHLPTYLEACGMDRSYGATALMLIGGFNIVSSWGCGYLGDRLPKRYLLGTLYILRSLTLGAFFLFPPTPVTVVIFAITMGVLWLGVIPLVNGLVVDIFGLRYLSTLTGIAFLSHQTGSFLGAWGGGYIFTALGSYDMAWKIGVLIGLLAGTMQLLMNDKPTPRMAAQPAE
- a CDS encoding AbrB/MazE/SpoVT family DNA-binding domain-containing protein; the protein is MLKVKVTTVGSSIGIVLPREVLNHLKVGKGDTLSVVETSKGVELSAYDPEFEAIMESARKGMRKYRNALRELAK